The stretch of DNA GGCGTGACGCCCTCCTCGATCCGCATCACCATACCACCCTCCTGATCAATGCCGATCAACAGCGGCACATCAGTGACTTCGGCGTTAATTTCCTGCAAGCGGCGACACAGCGCGGCGACCTGCATGGGCGATTCGATATTGCGGCGAAACAAAATCACGCCACCAATGCGCTGCTCGCGGATCAACTGCTCAATTTGGGCATTGGGCATAAAGCCATCAAAACCAACCATCACAAGCTGGCCGAGCTGCGCACGAAGTTCAGGGGTAAGGGATAGCGACATCATGGATTCCTAGCGAGTATCGCGCAGGCGATAGGGATGAAGATTCGATTTAAACCGTGGCCAATTCGGCCAAGGGCAACACGCGGATCGGATTATCTTTAACCGCCAGATTGGCCCACAGCCAATTGAGATGCGCGACCAATTGCTCCCCATTGGCGTGCGGGCGATCTTTGCTGGTGTGCGCATCGCTCACGACCGTCACCATATACCCTAGGGAGGCAGCACGTCGTAGCGTTGTATCGACGCAGAAGTCAGACGCATACCCCGTGATCCACAGCGCGTCGATATTCAACGCATTGAGCGTGGATTGCAATTGGGTCGCGAGAAAACTATCGGCGGATTCTTTGGCAATTACGTGATCGTCAGCTAAACGCGCCAAACCCGGGTGCAATTCCCACGCGGGCGAGCCCTGCGGCAAATCGGCTTCATGGTGCTGGATAAAAATCACCGGCATCTGCCGCTGCCGCGCCAACGCAATCATGGCATTAATCTGCGCCAAGGTTTGCGCGCCACGCGTTGCGGGTGGCGTCGATTCGATTAAACCATATTGAAAATCAATGACCAGCAAAGCAGTTGCCATATGAAATTATTCCAACGATTTGTTTAAAAATCGTTCAAGTAGTTTTCGATCTACTACATGCTTTTCTTCGGGTGAGTCAGCTAATAACTCGAGCAGAGTATTTGTCGATGCAAGCTTAACTGCTGTTTTCCCTACACGGACAACATGAGCATCTACCCAGTTTTGCTCAAAGTAAAAACCATTTTTTGGAGTCAAAAAATCAGCACAAAACTCGTTGGTCTTGATTGGGAGTTGGACATTTGGAAATGTTAAGCGGTGGGCGTCAAAGTTCGGGGGGATCCCATGAAGTTGCAACACTTTTAAAACAGCTTTAGCCGTTTCAATCGTTGGCTCCAATAAAATATCCAGATCGTTAAATACGCGCGATGGGATGTAGAAATTAACAGCTACGCCGCCAATAACCAGAAATCGAGCCCCAAAACCAACAAGGGACTCGATTAATTTCTGATTACCATTTGGAACAATTAAGTATTGCAACGTTTAAGCCGTCAAACGACGCAATACTTCTTCACGGCCGATCAGCGCCAGCACCGCATCCACCGATGGCGTGTTGGTGATGCCGCAGACTTTAGCGCGCAATGGCATACCCACTTGCGGCATTTTCACACCTTGCTCTTTCACAAACTCTTTGATGAAAGCACCAATCGTCGCGGCATCCCAGTTTTCCAGTTTGGCTGCTTCTGCGGCAAATACTTTCAGGCGCTCTTCCGACTCAGGGTCGAGGTGTTTTTCGACGATTTCAGCCGTTGGCGTGAGTGGCTGGTAGAAATACTCAGCCTGATCGGCCATTTCCACCAAGGTCTGGCAACGATCTTTCAACAAAGTGCATACATCAGCGAGTGCGGGGCCACCCTCGGTGTGAATGCCTTTATCAGCCAAGAAGCCCGCCACACGAGCCGCAAGTCGTGCTGGATCAGCAGCCTTGATGTATTGCGCATTGGTCCACAGCAATTTGTCGCGATCCATCCGGCTTGGGCTGCCGCTAACGTCTTTCAGATCGAACCATTCTACAAATTGTTCCAGCGAGAAAATCTCGTCGTCGCCATGACCCCAACCCAAACGTGCCAGATAATTGAGCAGCGCTTCAGGCAGGAAACCTTGCGTATCGTAATCGACCACCGACACCGCATCGCGGCGTTTGGAGAGTTTCACGCCTTGATCGTTGTTGATCATTGGCAGGTGCGCAAACACCGGCACCGGCACGCCCATCGCTTCGTAGATCACTATCTGGCGTGGCGTGTTATTCACATGGTCGTCGCCACGAATCACATGGCTGATGCGCATGTCGGCGTCGTCCACCACCACACAGAAATTATATGTTGGGGTGCCGTCTGGACGAGCGATGATCAAATCGTCCAATTCAGCATGGCCAATTTCGATGCGACCTTTCACTTGGTCTTCCCACACCACCGAGCCACCGATTGGCGTTTTGAAACGCACGACGGGTTTGATATCGGCCGGAATGGCTGGCAAAGTTTTGCCTTCTTCTGGGCGCCAAGTGCGATCGTAACGCGGTTTTTCGCCTTTGGCCTCAGCCGCCGCGCGTTGCGCTTCGAGCTCTTCCTTGCTGCAATAGCAGTAATAAGCAGTGCCATTAGCCAGCAATTGAGCAATAACTTCTTTGTAGCGATCCATCCGTTGCATTTGGTAGAACGGGCCTTCGTCGTAGCCCATATTCACCCAGTGCATACCATCCAAAATGGCCGCGACCGATTCAGGCGTTGAGCGCTCCAAGTCGGTGTCTTCAATCCGCAGAATAAACTGGCCGCCATGTTTCTTGGCATAAGCCCAAGAAAACAGCGCAGTGCGAACGCCGCCAATGTGCAGCAAACCAGTTGGGGAAGGAGCAAAACGGGTACGTACGGTCATGGATGTTAAGTCCGGCAAATGCGAAAGCGCTATTGTACCGTAAATGCCCAAAAACTCAGACTCATCAACGACAAAGGCCAATACACCCTAGATGTATTGGCCTTTCGATCAGACCACAATTAGGTTAGTAAGCAATACCCTACCAAGCTGCGGCTAGCTTCTCTACCGCCATCGGGTTCAGTACGCTATTGATTTCCAATTGCAGGTTTTCTGGGTTATGCACCACCACCGAGTCAGATGGCATCGGCAGCACAGTTTTGCTCGGAGGTTGAAAACGCGCCAAGATGTCGTAATACGATTGCAGGCTTTCGACAAAAATCACCGGCTCGCCACCACGGGCATAGCCATATTTCAGCGTGCTGAAGTATTCGGGCTTGCGCAGCAAAGGCAATACCGATTTCACATCGGCCCAGCTATTGGGGTCTTTCTTCATTCGCACCGCGAGGGTACGCGCGTCGATCAAATGGCCCATGCCGACATTGTACGCAGCCAGTGCCAGCCAGGTACGATCAGGCTCAGGCGCACGATCAGCCAACGTTTCTTTGAGCAATTGAATGTATTTGGCGCCACCGATGATGCTTTCATACGGGTTAGTGCGGTCAACATTCATGCGCTCGGCAGTTTCATTGGTCAGCATCATAATGCCGCGCACACCGGTGGGTGATACTGCTTCCGGATTCCAGTGTGATTCTTGATAAGAGAGTGCCGCCAGCAAGCGCCAATCTAGGCCGGTGCGGTTTTCTGCTTCCTGAAACCAGTTTTTAAAGCGCGGCAAAGTCGACTGGATACGCCCCAAATAGGCCAGCGCATCGAGTTGATCTACCCGATTCACATGCCCGTAGTAGCGATCGAGCAAGCGGCGCATGCTGCCATCGGCCATTTGCTGCTGGAAAAAACCGCCAATCAGAATTTGCAGCTGCACATCGTTATCTGGCATGGCCCAAGCCAGCTGCTGGGCGCTGTCGATTTGGCTGGAAGTGGCAATATTTGGATAATAATTTTGCGCCACTTCGGCCGCGTGCGAGTCAACCAGTGCAAAATCAAGTTTGCCTTGTGAGACTTGCTCGATCAGCGATTCGCTATCACCATTATCGGCCACTTGCCAAGTCAAGCCGGGGGATTTGAGTTTCATCTTGTTGAGCGCGCCAACGTACTGCGGCAAAGTGCTCAGCGTAGATAACCCTTCGGTGAGTGCTTTCAATGCAGTGCTTTCACTGGTTTTTGAGCTAAAGACCAAGGTTGCATTGACGTTTTGATAACTAGCGCCGTAAATCAGCCCAGCGTTTTCATCGCGTGGGCCACCAACGGCCAAATGCGCCTCGCGCCGTTTGAGGCGTTCAAGCATTTCGGTGTAGTTACTGCTCACCAAAAACCGTACTTTCAGATTATTTTTTTGCGCAAATTGAGTCACCAAATCGTACTCAAGTCCTGCGTAATCACCCGCCGCATTTACATACAAAGCAGTCGGGCCATTTTGCACCAACACCACGAGTTCTTTGGTTTCTGCCCACGGCAATACCTGTTGCGCACGGGTCTGATCCGACTCGCCACAACCAAATAATAAGAACGTAGATAGCGCGACCAAAAATCTCTTCATGCCGATCCAATAACTGTAAGAATGTGCGCATTGTGCCTGCATCTCATTGAAACGACAAACAAAAAATAAAATTAGCCAATTAGAAACAGCTAATATTTAAGCAAACTCAGCACATAAAAACAGCATTCCCCCTCAATTTCTTTCACAAAAAAAACTTAATTTGTTAGAAAAAAATCGAAAAAGGCATAAAGGATTTTTGGGTTAAATCGCAAAAAATCTCAACGACAACCGGCAAGAATACCTGAGGAGAATCTAGTGATTTCAGCAAAGCAGGTACATTTTTAAGCGCACACTATCTGATTTTTGCTCAATCAGATCGAGCGCCGTTTTTTGCTGACAATTCTGTAATTCTGGATCCGCGTGGTAAGCCATCAGCAATTCAAGCAAACGCCCCGTCCCCGCCTCGGCGGCAAAGTGCAGCGCGCTCATTCCTTGCTGATCTTGCGCATTAACGGCGGCCCCTAATCGTAATAAAGCACCCGCAGCGGATACTCGTCCACGACGCACTGCGTGCATTAACGGTGTCATCCCAGCAAAATCAAGCGCATTCAGATCTGCACCATGCTGAATGATCTCTTCGAGCACGCTCACCAGATCGTGAGCAGCAAGCCAATGAATGGCCTGACAGCCATATTCATCGACCACAGCCACTGCTGCCCGTGCTTTAAGTAATGTCATGATCAATTCACGATGCCCATAGCGAGCGGCCCACCATAACATGGTCAAGCCCTGCTGATCGGCGGACTCGATATACACGCCATGACTAAGCGCTTGAAGAATCAGATCCAGCTCACCAGCTTTTGCCGCTTCGATTAATCGGGGAATTTCATAGGTTGCCAGCTCAGCACGCAACTCATCCGTGGCCAGCTCATTTTCGCTCCAGATGCCACTCACTTCCTTGGGCGGAAATAACTGATTGTGCCGACTTTGTATCATGAACAACTCATGCATTACCTCAGGGCTAAAGCCTTGGCGTGATCCACGTCGGTCAAAAAACAAATCGTTCAGGAAAATATCCATGGCTTGCGTTCCCCATAGCTGAGCGACACGTTCAGCCAAATGGGGATACTGGGCCAGAATATGGTGAGGAACTTCTTCAGGTTTCAATAAACTCTGCAGACGCTGTGTGGTATCCATACTGTCCCCTCCAATAAGGTTTCAGTCTAGATCAGCCAAGAGGAGCTGCAAGCCCCGAGTGACGGGTGTGCTTGCCAGTGTAGATCGCTATTTTTTCGTGCAGTATTTATTAAAGTCGGCTTGCACCACTTGCTGCCGTGCTTTCATTTTCTCGATATCGTAGGATTTATTATTGCCACCACTGAGGCGGCGTGAAATCAAACTATCTTCTTTCTGCAGTTTGGCGCAGCGCTCAGCTTCCAGCTTGGCGAGTTTGGCCGGGTCCGGTTGATAATATTGCTCGGCACTCGCCGTTGCAGCCAGTAGGAGGATGGCCATTCCAAGAGCGATTTTCATCTGTTAATCCTTCATTGCCAATAAGGTCTCGCGTAAATCGCACTGCAGCGCCGACACCGGCCAGCGCCAGTCATCGAGCGCAACGACGGGCAGCAACCCGGCGAGGCTATTACATACCCACAGCGCCTGTGCAGTAGGTAATTGTTCACGTTTAATTTTACATACTGCCGTTGGTACACCTAAGTGCTGCGCAGCCAGCATAGTCATTTCGCGACATACCCCTGAGACGCCCGATTCAGATAAATCGGGCGTGCACAGCACGCCATCGAGCAGCACCAGCACATTGCTCATCACGCCCTCGATCAAATGATCGTCACGGTCAAACATCAAGCCATCAAAAATACTGGGGTCAGACCACTCGCGCCGCGCGAGGATATTTTCTAGCCGATTCAGATGTTTGATGCCTGCCAGCGCGGGTTGCCAACTGGCGCGCGTTATACAAGTTCTTAGCTTAACGCCCTGCGTGGCCAAGTCGAGCGAATACGCTGGCAATGGCGCAATTTGCACGATACGATTGGGTAGTAAATCGACCGGGGCGATATAGCCGCGCGCCGTTTCACCGCGCGTCACAATGATTTTCAGCGTGTGATTATCTGGCGCTAATTGCGCAATATCGGCGAGTAAAGTTGCCTCGCTCGGCACGACGATGCCGATTTGTGCGCAATCGTGTACCAGCTTGGCGTAATGCCGCGCCCACCAGATTGGCTCGCCATTGAGCACTTTAATCGTGCGAAACACGCCGTCGCCAAATTGCAGGCCACGATCGGCCAGATTAATACTCTCGGCGGGCTGACCATTGACGAGCTTGCGCAGACTCATGCCTGATGATCTCCCAATGCACGCAGCAGGCCGCGCGCTTTATGCCGCGTTTCTTGTAATTCGCGCGCTGGATCAGAGTCAGCCACAATCCCCGCGCCAGCACGGAAATACAGCTGCGATCCTTGCTGCACAAAAGT from Chitinibacter fontanus encodes:
- a CDS encoding isochorismatase family protein, giving the protein MATALLVIDFQYGLIESTPPATRGAQTLAQINAMIALARQRQMPVIFIQHHEADLPQGSPAWELHPGLARLADDHVIAKESADSFLATQLQSTLNALNIDALWITGYASDFCVDTTLRRAASLGYMVTVVSDAHTSKDRPHANGEQLVAHLNWLWANLAVKDNPIRVLPLAELATV
- the gltX gene encoding glutamate--tRNA ligase, which gives rise to MTVRTRFAPSPTGLLHIGGVRTALFSWAYAKKHGGQFILRIEDTDLERSTPESVAAILDGMHWVNMGYDEGPFYQMQRMDRYKEVIAQLLANGTAYYCYCSKEELEAQRAAAEAKGEKPRYDRTWRPEEGKTLPAIPADIKPVVRFKTPIGGSVVWEDQVKGRIEIGHAELDDLIIARPDGTPTYNFCVVVDDADMRISHVIRGDDHVNNTPRQIVIYEAMGVPVPVFAHLPMINNDQGVKLSKRRDAVSVVDYDTQGFLPEALLNYLARLGWGHGDDEIFSLEQFVEWFDLKDVSGSPSRMDRDKLLWTNAQYIKAADPARLAARVAGFLADKGIHTEGGPALADVCTLLKDRCQTLVEMADQAEYFYQPLTPTAEIVEKHLDPESEERLKVFAAEAAKLENWDAATIGAFIKEFVKEQGVKMPQVGMPLRAKVCGITNTPSVDAVLALIGREEVLRRLTA
- the mltF gene encoding membrane-bound lytic murein transglycosylase MltF, with product MKRFLVALSTFLLFGCGESDQTRAQQVLPWAETKELVVLVQNGPTALYVNAAGDYAGLEYDLVTQFAQKNNLKVRFLVSSNYTEMLERLKRREAHLAVGGPRDENAGLIYGASYQNVNATLVFSSKTSESTALKALTEGLSTLSTLPQYVGALNKMKLKSPGLTWQVADNGDSESLIEQVSQGKLDFALVDSHAAEVAQNYYPNIATSSQIDSAQQLAWAMPDNDVQLQILIGGFFQQQMADGSMRRLLDRYYGHVNRVDQLDALAYLGRIQSTLPRFKNWFQEAENRTGLDWRLLAALSYQESHWNPEAVSPTGVRGIMMLTNETAERMNVDRTNPYESIIGGAKYIQLLKETLADRAPEPDRTWLALAAYNVGMGHLIDARTLAVRMKKDPNSWADVKSVLPLLRKPEYFSTLKYGYARGGEPVIFVESLQSYYDILARFQPPSKTVLPMPSDSVVVHNPENLQLEINSVLNPMAVEKLAAAW
- a CDS encoding ankyrin repeat domain-containing protein, whose protein sequence is MDTTQRLQSLLKPEEVPHHILAQYPHLAERVAQLWGTQAMDIFLNDLFFDRRGSRQGFSPEVMHELFMIQSRHNQLFPPKEVSGIWSENELATDELRAELATYEIPRLIEAAKAGELDLILQALSHGVYIESADQQGLTMLWWAARYGHRELIMTLLKARAAVAVVDEYGCQAIHWLAAHDLVSVLEEIIQHGADLNALDFAGMTPLMHAVRRGRVSAAGALLRLGAAVNAQDQQGMSALHFAAEAGTGRLLELLMAYHADPELQNCQQKTALDLIEQKSDSVRLKMYLLC
- the pabC gene encoding aminodeoxychorismate lyase, yielding MSLRKLVNGQPAESINLADRGLQFGDGVFRTIKVLNGEPIWWARHYAKLVHDCAQIGIVVPSEATLLADIAQLAPDNHTLKIIVTRGETARGYIAPVDLLPNRIVQIAPLPAYSLDLATQGVKLRTCITRASWQPALAGIKHLNRLENILARREWSDPSIFDGLMFDRDDHLIEGVMSNVLVLLDGVLCTPDLSESGVSGVCREMTMLAAQHLGVPTAVCKIKREQLPTAQALWVCNSLAGLLPVVALDDWRWPVSALQCDLRETLLAMKD